In Paracoccus sp. TOH, a single window of DNA contains:
- a CDS encoding nitrate/nitrite transporter → MPAVPPVPPSEASRALGLSTFAFTICFAVWTIFSIIGLQIRAQLSLTETQFGLLIGLPILTGSLVRIALGVLTDRLGGRRVYTLTMLAAAGATFLLSWASTYPQMLLAALGVGLAGGSFAVGVAYVSRFYAAGRQGTALGIFGTGNVGAALTKFAAPFVMLALGWQATAQIWAAVLALTAVLFWLLSKDDPVTAAGIGRKAPLRAEFAPLGQIRVWRFSAYYFFSFGGFVALALWLPHYLTEVYGFDIATAGMIGAAYSIPGSIFRAWGGVLSDRIGARVVMYATFAVSLAATAILSIPSGVPVPVFLAVIFVLGFFMSLGKAAVYKHIPSYYPGHIGAVGGLVGMIGGLGGFVLPLLFGWLRDQTGLWSSCFMALFLLVGLCALWMHASIRQMGRAALQAA, encoded by the coding sequence ATGCCCGCCGTTCCCCCCGTTCCGCCCTCCGAGGCCAGCCGCGCGCTGGGCCTTTCGACCTTCGCCTTCACCATCTGCTTCGCGGTCTGGACGATTTTCTCGATCATCGGCCTGCAGATCCGCGCGCAGCTTTCCCTGACCGAAACCCAGTTCGGCCTGCTGATCGGCCTGCCGATCCTGACCGGCTCGCTGGTGCGCATCGCCTTGGGCGTGCTGACCGACCGGCTGGGCGGGCGGCGGGTCTATACCCTGACCATGCTGGCCGCCGCCGGCGCGACCTTCCTGTTGTCCTGGGCCAGCACCTATCCGCAGATGCTGCTGGCGGCGCTGGGCGTCGGGCTGGCCGGCGGCTCTTTCGCGGTGGGCGTCGCCTATGTCTCGCGCTTCTATGCCGCGGGGCGGCAGGGCACGGCGCTGGGCATCTTCGGCACCGGCAATGTCGGCGCCGCCCTGACCAAATTCGCCGCGCCCTTCGTCATGCTGGCGCTGGGCTGGCAGGCGACCGCGCAGATCTGGGCCGCCGTGCTGGCGCTGACCGCCGTGCTGTTCTGGCTGCTGAGCAAGGACGACCCGGTCACCGCCGCCGGGATCGGCCGCAAGGCGCCCTTGCGCGCCGAATTCGCGCCGCTGGGCCAGATCCGGGTCTGGCGCTTCTCGGCCTATTATTTCTTCAGCTTCGGCGGCTTCGTCGCCCTGGCCCTGTGGCTGCCGCATTACCTGACCGAGGTCTACGGCTTCGACATCGCCACCGCCGGCATGATCGGCGCCGCCTATTCCATCCCCGGCTCGATCTTCCGCGCCTGGGGCGGGGTGCTGTCGGACCGCATCGGCGCGCGGGTGGTGATGTATGCGACCTTTGCCGTCTCGCTGGCCGCGACCGCGATCCTGTCGATCCCCTCGGGCGTGCCGGTGCCGGTCTTTTTGGCGGTGATCTTCGTGCTGGGCTTCTTCATGAGCCTGGGCAAGGCCGCCGTCTACAAGCACATCCCCAGCTATTACCCCGGCCATATCGGCGCGGTCGGCGGGCTGGTGGGCATGATCGGCGGCTTGGGCGGCTTCGTGCTGCCGCTGCTGTTCGGCTGGCTGCGCGACCAGACCGGGCTGTGGTCCAGTTGCTTCATGGCGCTGTTCCTGCTGGTCGGGCTCTGCGCGCTGTGGATGCACGCCTCGATCCGCCAGATGGGCCGCGCCGCCCTGCAAGCCGCCTGA
- a CDS encoding MOSC domain-containing protein translates to MAQIILLTGKAAPLPGSDQLSGIDKRPADRPLTLGPGGFEGDEQADRRVHGGPEKAVHHYAFDHYPAWREELGPLRPAEPPGGPHPPAADSRTGGGFGGPPPMGRPENGETGGPLDAPGAFGENISTRGLTETDVAVGDIFRLGSALVQVSQGRQPCWKLNRRFGVADMARRVQQSGRTGWYYRVLQPGIVAPGDRLERIDRVAPDWTLRRLWHALYVDRLNLGELQGIAALDVLAEGWRRYAVRRLESGRVEDWSKRLEGGA, encoded by the coding sequence ATGGCCCAGATCATCCTGCTGACGGGCAAGGCGGCGCCGCTGCCGGGCAGCGACCAGCTCAGCGGCATCGACAAGCGCCCGGCGGACCGGCCGCTGACGCTTGGCCCCGGGGGGTTCGAGGGCGACGAGCAGGCCGACCGCCGTGTGCATGGCGGGCCGGAAAAGGCCGTGCACCATTATGCTTTCGACCATTACCCGGCCTGGCGCGAGGAACTTGGACCACTGCGTCCGGCCGAACCGCCGGGCGGGCCGCACCCGCCGGCCGCCGATTCTCGGACCGGTGGCGGATTCGGTGGCCCGCCCCCGATGGGGCGTCCGGAAAACGGGGAAACCGGCGGGCCGCTGGATGCACCCGGCGCCTTCGGCGAGAACATCTCGACCCGGGGCCTGACCGAGACGGATGTCGCGGTGGGCGACATCTTCCGGCTCGGCTCGGCGCTGGTGCAAGTGTCGCAGGGCCGGCAACCCTGCTGGAAGCTGAACCGGCGCTTCGGCGTCGCGGACATGGCGCGGCGCGTACAGCAAAGCGGCCGCACCGGCTGGTATTACCGCGTCCTGCAGCCCGGCATCGTCGCCCCCGGCGACCGGCTGGAGCGGATCGACCGCGTGGCGCCCGACTGGACGCTGCGCCGGCTCTGGCATGCGCTTTACGTGGACCGGCTGAACCTCGGCGAATTGCAGGGCATCGCCGCGCTGGACGTGCTGGCCGAGGGCTGGCGGCGCTACGCGGTGCGCCGGCTGGAAAGCGGCCGGGTCGAGGATTGGTCGAAGCGGCTGGAGGGCGGCGCATGA
- the nirB gene encoding nitrite reductase large subunit NirB: MKNLVVIGAGMASGRLLEHLFEAAPGAWQVILFNAEPRGNYNRLMLSPVLSGEKTYQQIVTHDADWYAAHGVDCRFGEPVVRIDRANRTVYSSAGGAPYDALVIATGSAPFIIPVPGSDLPGVVTYRDLEDTNAMIEAGIAGKDAVVIGGGLLGLEAAAGMAARGARVTVVHLMGHLMERQLDPAAGYLLQRDLERRGIKVHCKGATKAILGHGRAEAVLLEDGTVHPADLVCMAVGIRPEVRLANDAHLEVERGIVVDDALRTSDPQIFALGECVEHRDQVFGLVAPLYDQAKVLARTLLGEAAAFRPVQTATKLKVTGCDLFSAGDFAEAEGREDIVFRDPGRGIYKRLVLENDRIIGVVMYGDTADGNWFYGLMKDETDVSGMRDTLIFGPAFQGGTKLDPMAAVAALPPEAEICGCNGVCKGTIVAAVQGGATTLDAVRACTKASGSCGTCTGLVEQVMKLTLGDGFVAPASGGMCKCTDHSHEDVRRLIRSMGLKSIPAVMQELGWKSVGGCHSCRPALNYYLLAEWPLEYQDDRQSRFVNERNHANIQKDGTYSVVPRMWGGVTTPAELRAIADAAEKYAVPMVKVTGGQRIDLLGVRKQDLPQIWADLNAAGLVSGHAYSKGLRTVKTCVGSEFCRFGTQDSTGLGILLEKLLWGSWTPHKVKLGVSGCPRNCAEATCKDVGVVCVDSGYQISVAGAAGMEVKETEPLAATPSEDEAVEIVTAFVQLYRENARYLDRPYKWVAKVGLDWVKAQVADLPTRRALVERFEISQSVYRRDPWAEHSTTAATPRWAPLADLTLEAAE, translated from the coding sequence ATGAAGAACCTTGTCGTCATCGGCGCCGGCATGGCCTCGGGCCGCCTGCTGGAGCATCTGTTCGAGGCCGCGCCCGGCGCATGGCAGGTCATCCTGTTCAACGCCGAGCCGCGCGGCAATTACAACCGGCTGATGCTGTCGCCGGTCCTGTCGGGCGAAAAGACCTATCAGCAGATCGTCACCCATGACGCGGATTGGTATGCCGCGCATGGCGTCGATTGCCGCTTCGGCGAGCCGGTGGTGCGGATCGACCGCGCCAATCGCACTGTCTATTCCAGCGCGGGCGGCGCGCCCTATGACGCCCTGGTCATCGCCACCGGCTCGGCGCCCTTCATCATCCCGGTGCCCGGCAGCGATCTGCCGGGCGTGGTGACCTATCGCGACCTCGAGGACACCAACGCCATGATCGAGGCCGGGATCGCCGGCAAGGACGCCGTGGTGATCGGCGGCGGGCTTCTGGGTCTCGAGGCGGCGGCCGGCATGGCCGCGCGCGGCGCCCGCGTCACCGTCGTCCATCTGATGGGCCATCTGATGGAGCGGCAGCTCGACCCCGCCGCCGGCTATCTGCTGCAGCGCGACCTGGAGCGGCGCGGCATCAAGGTGCATTGCAAGGGCGCGACCAAGGCGATCCTGGGCCATGGCCGGGCCGAGGCGGTGCTGCTGGAGGACGGCACCGTCCATCCCGCCGATCTGGTCTGCATGGCCGTCGGCATCCGCCCCGAGGTGCGGCTGGCCAATGACGCGCATCTGGAGGTCGAGCGCGGCATCGTCGTCGACGACGCCCTGCGCACCTCGGACCCGCAGATCTTCGCGCTTGGCGAATGCGTCGAGCATCGGGACCAGGTCTTCGGCCTTGTGGCGCCGCTTTACGATCAGGCCAAGGTGCTGGCCCGGACCCTGCTGGGCGAGGCGGCCGCGTTCCGCCCGGTGCAGACCGCGACCAAGCTGAAGGTGACCGGCTGCGACCTGTTCAGCGCCGGCGATTTCGCCGAAGCCGAGGGGCGCGAGGACATCGTGTTCCGCGACCCCGGCCGCGGCATCTACAAGCGGCTGGTGCTGGAGAACGACCGCATCATCGGCGTGGTCATGTATGGCGACACCGCCGACGGCAACTGGTTCTACGGGCTGATGAAGGACGAAACCGACGTGTCGGGGATGCGCGACACGCTGATCTTCGGCCCGGCCTTCCAGGGGGGGACCAAGCTGGACCCTATGGCGGCCGTTGCAGCCTTGCCGCCTGAGGCGGAGATCTGCGGCTGCAACGGCGTCTGCAAGGGAACCATCGTCGCCGCGGTGCAGGGCGGCGCGACCACGCTTGATGCGGTGCGCGCCTGCACCAAGGCCTCGGGATCCTGCGGCACCTGCACCGGGCTGGTCGAACAGGTGATGAAGCTGACCCTGGGCGACGGCTTCGTCGCGCCCGCCTCTGGCGGCATGTGCAAATGCACCGACCACAGCCACGAGGACGTGCGGCGGCTGATCCGCTCCATGGGGCTGAAGTCGATCCCGGCGGTCATGCAGGAGCTGGGCTGGAAGAGCGTCGGCGGCTGCCATTCCTGCCGCCCGGCGCTGAACTATTACCTGCTGGCGGAATGGCCGCTGGAATACCAGGACGACCGGCAGAGCCGTTTCGTGAACGAAAGGAACCACGCCAACATCCAGAAGGACGGCACCTATTCGGTGGTGCCGCGCATGTGGGGCGGCGTCACCACGCCGGCCGAGCTGCGCGCCATCGCCGACGCGGCCGAGAAATATGCCGTGCCGATGGTCAAGGTCACCGGCGGCCAGCGCATCGACCTGCTGGGCGTCCGCAAGCAGGATCTGCCGCAGATCTGGGCCGACCTGAACGCCGCCGGGCTGGTTTCCGGCCATGCCTATTCCAAGGGGCTGCGCACGGTGAAGACCTGCGTCGGCAGCGAGTTCTGCCGCTTCGGCACCCAGGATTCCACGGGCCTCGGCATCCTGCTGGAAAAGCTGCTTTGGGGGTCCTGGACGCCGCACAAGGTCAAGCTGGGCGTCTCGGGCTGCCCCAGGAACTGCGCCGAGGCGACCTGCAAGGACGTGGGCGTGGTCTGCGTCGACAGCGGCTACCAGATCAGCGTCGCCGGCGCCGCCGGGATGGAGGTGAAGGAGACCGAGCCCCTGGCCGCGACCCCGTCCGAGGACGAGGCGGTCGAGATCGTCACCGCCTTCGTCCAGCTTTACCGCGAAAACGCCCGCTATCTGGACCGGCCCTATAAATGGGTGGCCAAGGTCGGGCTCGACTGGGTCAAGGCGCAGGTCGCCGACCTGCCGACCCGCCGCGCGCTGGTCGAGCGCTTCGAGATCAGCCAGTCGGTCTATCGCCGCGACCCCTGGGCCGAACATTCCACCACCGCCGCGACGCCCCGCTGGGCGCCCCTTGCCGATCTGACCCTGGAGGCCGCGGAATGA
- a CDS encoding CmpA/NrtA family ABC transporter substrate-binding protein has protein sequence MPLTPLRLGYVPLIDAAPLIVARELGFAAEEGLAFRLLRLGAWAQARDMLGAGLIEAAHMLAPMPVAQALGLGPALPDLDLAMFLSQGGQAVAVGAALAARMRDQGHDFDFRDARKAGLALQRAASARLRVGVPFHFSTQLELIRHWLGACGFSPALEVVTVPPPLMAESMAAGELDAFCVGEPWASSAVDRGLAALLLPGTAIWAAPPEKGLVLRRDFTVSDPQLTGALMRAVWRAGRWLDEPENRDTAAEILSRREYLDLPAELAERGLTGRLQVTPAGEFRHVPGFVAFHAGAANFPWKSLAALFAQRIARRHGLEPGPAMQKAMTHFRTDLYRAHLREAGAALPGASARLEGALAEDREVAAEKGQMILRADAFFDGTVFEPPFAS, from the coding sequence ATGCCGCTGACGCCCCTGCGCCTGGGCTATGTGCCGCTGATCGACGCGGCGCCCCTGATCGTGGCGCGCGAGCTGGGCTTCGCCGCCGAGGAAGGGCTGGCGTTCCGGCTGCTGCGCCTGGGCGCCTGGGCGCAGGCCCGCGACATGCTGGGCGCCGGGCTGATCGAGGCGGCGCATATGCTGGCGCCGATGCCGGTGGCGCAGGCGCTGGGGCTGGGTCCGGCGCTGCCGGATCTGGACCTGGCGATGTTCCTGTCGCAGGGCGGGCAGGCGGTCGCGGTCGGCGCCGCCTTGGCCGCCAGGATGCGCGACCAAGGCCATGATTTCGACTTTCGCGATGCCCGCAAGGCGGGGCTTGCGCTGCAACGCGCCGCGTCCGCCCGGCTGCGGGTGGGCGTGCCGTTCCATTTCTCGACGCAGTTGGAGCTGATCCGGCACTGGCTTGGCGCCTGCGGCTTCAGCCCGGCGCTGGAGGTCGTCACCGTGCCGCCGCCGCTGATGGCCGAATCCATGGCCGCGGGCGAGCTCGACGCCTTTTGCGTCGGCGAGCCCTGGGCGTCCAGCGCCGTGGACCGGGGCCTTGCCGCGCTGCTGTTGCCCGGCACGGCGATCTGGGCCGCGCCGCCGGAAAAGGGCCTGGTGCTGCGCCGCGATTTCACCGTCTCCGATCCGCAGCTTACCGGGGCGCTGATGCGGGCGGTCTGGCGGGCCGGGCGCTGGCTCGACGAGCCCGAGAACCGCGACACCGCCGCCGAGATCCTGTCGCGGCGCGAATATCTGGACCTGCCGGCCGAACTGGCCGAGCGCGGACTGACCGGGCGGCTGCAGGTCACCCCTGCGGGCGAGTTCCGCCATGTGCCGGGCTTTGTCGCCTTCCATGCCGGGGCGGCGAACTTCCCCTGGAAAAGCCTGGCCGCCCTGTTCGCGCAGCGCATCGCCCGGCGTCATGGGCTGGAGCCCGGGCCGGCGATGCAAAAGGCGATGACGCATTTCCGCACCGATCTTTACCGCGCGCATCTGCGCGAAGCCGGGGCGGCGCTTCCGGGCGCCTCGGCCCGGCTGGAGGGCGCGCTGGCCGAGGACCGCGAGGTCGCGGCCGAAAAGGGCCAGATGATTCTGCGCGCCGATGCCTTCTTCGACGGCACCGTCTTCGAGCCGCCCTTCGCAAGCTGA
- a CDS encoding Tex family protein: MPPVDATDRIARTIAAEIAARPDQVAAATSLLDGGATVPFVARYRKEVTGGLDDTQLRTLSERLAYLRELEARRSAILESIGGQGKLTEDLARAIAGAETKATLEDIYLPFKPKRRTKAMIARENGLEPLLRAIQDDRAAEPEALAAGHVSEAVPDVKAALDGARDILVEELSENAALLGRLREFMQAEAIIRAKVVPGKEQVGAKFSDYFDQSEKWASIPAHRALAILRGAKEEVLTIEIAPEPETGAARAEGIVASALGRLGDQPGDRWLRKVAGWCWRVRLSNTMYIDLMTELRTRAHAEAIRVFARNLKDLLLASPAGPRPTIGLDPGIRTGVKLAAVDGTGKLVETATLYPFPPKSDLRGAEAALAAAIVKHRIELIAIGNGTASRETERFVAEVLKRLPEGVKQPVKVIVSEAGASVYSASELAAREFPELDVSLRGAVSIGRRLQDPLAELVKVPPEAIGVGQYQHDVDQRRLAKTLEAVVEDAVNAVGVDLNTASAPLLAHVAGLGPSLAQNIVAWRDEHGAFPSRAALKKVGGLGPRAFEQCAGFLRIRDGKEPLDASSVHPEAYGVARRIVAACGRDIRQIMGDGAALKGVRAESFVDEHFGLPTIRDILTELEKPGRDPRPSFVTASFAEGVEDIRDLRPGMALEGTVTNVAAFGAFVDIGVHQDGLVHISQLADRFVKDPNEVVKVGDVVKVRVTEVDVARKRIGLTMRKDGGAAAREAQKERGPKVQPARGPKSAAPAGKEQPGALGAALLNALRKT, encoded by the coding sequence ATGCCGCCCGTGGACGCAACCGACCGCATCGCCCGCACCATCGCCGCCGAGATCGCTGCCCGCCCCGACCAGGTGGCGGCGGCGACCAGCCTGCTGGACGGGGGCGCCACGGTGCCCTTCGTCGCGCGTTACCGCAAGGAAGTGACGGGCGGGCTGGACGACACCCAGCTGCGCACCCTGTCCGAGCGGCTGGCCTATCTGCGCGAGCTCGAGGCGCGGCGGAGCGCGATCCTCGAATCGATCGGGGGGCAGGGCAAGCTGACCGAGGATCTGGCCCGCGCCATCGCCGGGGCCGAGACCAAGGCCACGCTTGAAGACATCTACCTGCCCTTCAAGCCCAAGCGGCGCACCAAGGCGATGATCGCGCGCGAAAACGGGCTGGAGCCGCTGCTGCGCGCCATCCAGGACGACCGCGCCGCCGAACCCGAGGCGCTGGCGGCGGGCCATGTCTCGGAAGCGGTGCCGGATGTGAAAGCGGCGCTGGACGGGGCGCGCGACATCCTGGTCGAGGAACTGTCCGAGAATGCGGCGCTGCTGGGCCGGCTGCGCGAATTCATGCAGGCCGAGGCGATCATCCGCGCCAAGGTGGTGCCGGGTAAGGAGCAGGTCGGCGCCAAGTTCAGCGATTATTTCGACCAGTCCGAGAAATGGGCCAGCATCCCCGCGCATCGGGCGCTGGCCATCCTGCGCGGCGCCAAGGAGGAGGTGCTGACCATCGAGATCGCCCCCGAGCCGGAAACCGGCGCGGCGCGGGCCGAGGGCATCGTCGCCTCGGCCCTGGGGCGGCTGGGGGACCAGCCGGGCGACCGCTGGCTGCGCAAGGTGGCGGGCTGGTGCTGGCGGGTGCGGCTGTCGAACACCATGTATATCGACCTGATGACCGAGCTGCGCACCCGCGCCCATGCCGAGGCGATCCGGGTCTTCGCCCGCAATCTCAAGGATCTGCTGCTGGCCTCGCCCGCCGGACCGCGCCCGACCATCGGGCTGGACCCCGGCATCCGCACCGGGGTCAAGCTGGCCGCCGTCGACGGCACCGGCAAGCTGGTCGAGACGGCGACGCTGTATCCCTTCCCGCCGAAATCCGACCTGCGCGGCGCGGAAGCGGCGCTGGCCGCCGCCATCGTCAAGCACAGGATCGAGCTGATCGCCATCGGCAACGGCACCGCCAGCCGCGAGACCGAGCGTTTCGTGGCCGAGGTGCTGAAGCGCCTGCCCGAAGGGGTGAAACAGCCGGTCAAGGTGATCGTCAGCGAGGCCGGCGCCTCGGTCTATTCCGCCTCGGAGCTGGCGGCGCGGGAATTCCCGGAGCTCGACGTCTCGCTGCGCGGCGCGGTCTCCATTGGCCGGCGGCTGCAAGACCCGCTGGCCGAGCTGGTGAAGGTGCCGCCCGAAGCGATCGGCGTCGGGCAGTATCAGCATGACGTGGACCAGCGCCGGCTGGCCAAGACCCTGGAGGCGGTGGTCGAGGATGCGGTGAACGCGGTGGGGGTGGACCTGAACACCGCCTCGGCCCCGCTGCTGGCGCATGTGGCCGGGTTGGGTCCGTCGCTGGCGCAGAACATCGTGGCCTGGCGCGACGAGCATGGCGCCTTCCCGTCGCGCGCGGCGCTGAAGAAGGTCGGCGGGCTTGGCCCGCGCGCCTTCGAGCAATGCGCGGGTTTCCTGCGCATCCGAGACGGCAAGGAGCCGCTGGACGCTTCCTCGGTCCACCCCGAGGCATACGGCGTCGCGCGCCGCATCGTCGCCGCCTGCGGCCGCGACATCCGCCAGATCATGGGCGATGGCGCGGCGCTGAAGGGCGTCCGGGCGGAATCCTTCGTCGACGAGCATTTCGGCCTGCCCACCATTCGCGACATCCTGACCGAGCTGGAAAAACCCGGCCGCGACCCGCGGCCGAGCTTCGTCACCGCAAGCTTTGCCGAGGGGGTCGAGGATATCAGGGATCTGCGGCCGGGCATGGCGCTGGAGGGCACGGTGACCAATGTCGCCGCCTTCGGCGCCTTCGTCGATATCGGCGTGCATCAGGACGGGCTGGTGCATATCAGCCAGCTGGCCGACCGTTTCGTCAAGGATCCGAACGAGGTGGTGAAGGTCGGCGATGTGGTCAAGGTCCGGGTGACCGAGGTGGATGTGGCCAGAAAGCGCATCGGCCTGACCATGCGCAAGGACGGCGGCGCCGCCGCCCGCGAGGCGCAGAAGGAGCGCGGGCCCAAGGTCCAGCCGGCGCGCGGCCCGAAATCCGCCGCCCCTGCCGGCAAGGAGCAGCCCGGCGCCCTGGGCGCGGCGCTGCTGAACGCATTGCGCAAGACCTGA
- a CDS encoding ANTAR domain-containing protein, whose translation MDKRLSIVVIEPDPERAAPIVDGLREVGDHDIRIISEETGLARHIAECRPDMVLIDLANPSRDVLEELALASGPTERPVAMFVDRSDEHLTRAAVEAGISAYVVDGLRPERIKPVLDAAIARFHMFQRMRAELAATRAALEERKVIDRAKAVLMKARGIDEEAAYALLRKAAMDQGKRVAEIAQQLVLAAGLLSCR comes from the coding sequence ATGGACAAGCGCCTTTCGATCGTCGTCATCGAGCCCGACCCGGAACGCGCCGCCCCGATCGTGGACGGGCTGCGCGAGGTCGGCGACCACGACATCCGCATCATCTCGGAGGAAACCGGTCTCGCGCGCCACATCGCCGAATGCCGGCCCGATATGGTGCTGATCGACCTGGCCAACCCCTCGCGCGACGTGCTCGAGGAGCTGGCGCTGGCCTCGGGCCCGACCGAGCGGCCGGTGGCGATGTTCGTGGACCGCTCGGACGAGCACCTGACGCGGGCGGCGGTCGAGGCCGGCATTTCGGCCTATGTCGTGGACGGGCTGCGGCCCGAGCGCATCAAGCCGGTGCTGGACGCGGCCATCGCGCGCTTTCACATGTTCCAGCGCATGCGCGCCGAACTGGCCGCGACCCGCGCCGCGCTGGAGGAGCGCAAGGTGATCGACCGCGCCAAGGCGGTGCTGATGAAGGCGCGCGGCATCGACGAGGAGGCCGCCTATGCGCTGTTGCGCAAGGCGGCGATGGACCAGGGCAAGCGCGTGGCCGAGATCGCCCAGCAGCTGGTCCTGGCCGCGGGGTTGCTGTCATGCCGCTGA
- the nirD gene encoding nitrite reductase small subunit NirD has protein sequence MTVFVDIGALDDIPRQGARVIRTGQGCVAVFRTLDDRVFALDDRCPHKGGPLSEGMVHGDRVTCPLHNWVFDMNSGAAQGADEGAVRTWPVRVEQGRVLISAELVTRSHAA, from the coding sequence ATGACCGTCTTTGTCGATATCGGAGCCCTGGACGACATTCCCCGCCAGGGCGCGCGGGTGATCCGCACCGGGCAGGGCTGCGTCGCGGTGTTCCGCACCCTGGACGACCGGGTCTTTGCGCTGGACGACCGTTGCCCGCACAAGGGCGGCCCGCTGTCCGAGGGCATGGTGCATGGCGACCGGGTGACCTGTCCGCTGCACAACTGGGTGTTCGACATGAACTCGGGCGCCGCGCAGGGCGCCGACGAGGGCGCGGTCCGCACCTGGCCGGTCCGCGTCGAGCAGGGCCGCGTCCTGATCAGCGCCGAACTCGTCACCCGCTCGCACGCCGCCTGA
- the pdxY gene encoding pyridoxal kinase: MSRPLVISIQSQVVMGHVGNSAAVFPMLAAGLEVAPVPTVIFSNTPDYPSLRGRPLPGDFFADLLQGLWDRGLPERADVLLTGYIGSVEVARLTADFVARAKAANPGLRYYCDPVLGDELPGLYVPQEIADTFRDRLLPMADIASPNPFEVAWLTGQPITELSDIHRAAQGLRMAPAAQLIVTGCRLRETAPGMLESVILGPQGLTRHPTPHLPVALAGTGDLFAGLITAALGQGRSLSQAVEFAQLQTARALTRAAELGTKEVVLSDPKFRAALLGC; encoded by the coding sequence ATGAGCCGCCCGCTGGTGATCTCGATCCAAAGCCAGGTGGTCATGGGCCATGTCGGCAATTCGGCGGCGGTGTTTCCGATGCTGGCGGCGGGGCTGGAGGTAGCGCCGGTCCCGACGGTGATCTTTTCCAACACCCCGGACTATCCCAGCCTGCGCGGCCGGCCGCTGCCCGGCGATTTTTTCGCCGACCTTCTGCAGGGCCTCTGGGATCGCGGCCTGCCGGAACGCGCGGATGTCCTGCTGACTGGCTATATCGGCTCGGTCGAGGTGGCGCGGCTGACCGCCGATTTCGTCGCCCGCGCCAAGGCAGCGAACCCGGGCCTGCGCTATTACTGCGACCCGGTGCTGGGCGACGAGCTGCCGGGCCTCTATGTGCCGCAAGAGATCGCCGACACCTTCCGCGACCGGCTGCTGCCCATGGCCGACATCGCCTCGCCCAACCCGTTCGAGGTCGCCTGGCTGACCGGGCAGCCCATCACGGAACTGTCCGACATCCACCGCGCCGCGCAAGGGCTGCGCATGGCGCCCGCGGCGCAGCTGATCGTCACCGGCTGCCGGCTGCGCGAGACCGCGCCCGGCATGCTGGAAAGCGTGATCCTGGGACCGCAGGGGCTGACGCGCCATCCGACGCCGCATCTGCCGGTGGCGCTGGCCGGGACCGGCGACCTGTTCGCCGGGCTGATCACCGCCGCGCTGGGGCAAGGCCGCAGCCTCTCCCAGGCGGTGGAGTTTGCGCAGCTCCAGACCGCGCGCGCGCTGACGCGCGCGGCGGAACTGGGAACGAAAGAGGTGGTGCTGTCGGATCCCAAGTTCCGGGCGGCCCTGCTGGGCTGCTGA